The following are encoded in a window of Candidatus Nitrosotalea sinensis genomic DNA:
- a CDS encoding SIMPL domain-containing protein, whose translation MATKKMLATLAAILIVSTAIFASLEVSQQGAYGQTTVIPASRERTVSVTGSATESVTPDLVTVQFGVDTDAKTAKDAISENSQLMNTVVAAVQSAGVTTDEISTAGFSIYPVYNDSVPDPMTGIHKSVLTGYRASNTLYVKTTKLSLAGSIVDSAVGAGANRVDNISFSLSPDKQQSMQDDLLGKAVLNAKSRAEKAIGPLSQKIIGVKAVSLSEFTPSPMPMYYGAMAMVDKSTPVFTANQQVTTTVNVTFLIGDQ comes from the coding sequence ATGGCAACAAAAAAAATGCTTGCAACACTTGCAGCAATCTTGATTGTATCAACTGCAATCTTTGCAAGTCTTGAAGTATCACAACAGGGAGCTTATGGCCAGACAACAGTAATTCCTGCATCGCGGGAAAGAACGGTATCTGTTACAGGCTCTGCAACTGAATCTGTAACACCTGATTTGGTTACAGTCCAATTTGGTGTAGATACTGATGCCAAGACTGCAAAAGATGCAATCAGCGAAAACTCGCAGCTAATGAATACTGTAGTAGCTGCAGTTCAAAGTGCAGGTGTCACAACAGACGAAATTAGTACTGCAGGATTTTCAATCTATCCTGTGTATAATGACTCTGTACCAGATCCTATGACTGGAATACACAAGAGTGTTCTGACAGGATATCGAGCATCAAACACACTTTATGTCAAGACAACCAAGTTGTCTCTGGCAGGAAGCATCGTTGATTCTGCTGTCGGTGCAGGAGCAAACAGGGTGGACAATATATCGTTCTCACTCTCACCTGACAAGCAACAGAGCATGCAAGATGACCTGCTTGGAAAAGCAGTACTTAATGCCAAATCACGAGCAGAAAAGGCAATTGGACCTCTAAGCCAAAAGATAATCGGAGTCAAGGCTGTCAGTCTGTCTGAATTTACTCCGTCACCAATGCCGATGTACTATGGCGCAATGGCCATGGTTGACAAGTCTACGCCCGTATTTACGGCAAACCAACAAGTAACAACTACTGTAAATGTGACCTTCCTAATTGGGGACCAGTAG
- the phaC gene encoding class III poly(R)-hydroxyalkanoic acid synthase subunit PhaC, with protein sequence MTNEIRVDPKVIAEFIKLNANIFEAPNFAKSLEEVDLETTPYEVVYSEGKVRLLHFVPQVQRQLKTPLVIAYALVNRFHILDIHPKKSWVRNLLNQGIDVYLIDWGTPTQINRHEGFDDYVNGYMDNCVDYVLNESQSKRVSLQGYCTGGTLSTVYAALHTNKVQTLTLTAPIIDGRRDSTVVSNLAKHLDVDKLIDTLGNMPPEMMYYVFSILKPFEQGFEKYLNFFKNIHNKDYVDNFLRVEKWVSDTPPIPGELYRQWIKDVYQENLLINNNMYVAGRRVSLKNITMPLLTQVAVGDHLVSPECSMPIHYAVSSEDKTLKIYPTGHVGMIASSFSQKKVLPEFAQWLAQRS encoded by the coding sequence ATGACAAATGAAATCAGGGTAGACCCTAAGGTAATTGCTGAATTTATCAAGCTAAATGCCAACATATTCGAGGCTCCAAACTTTGCCAAGTCTTTAGAAGAGGTGGACCTTGAAACAACTCCATACGAGGTAGTCTACTCTGAAGGAAAGGTCCGTCTGTTGCATTTTGTGCCACAGGTGCAAAGACAACTCAAGACACCGCTTGTCATTGCATATGCACTTGTAAACAGATTTCACATTTTAGATATTCATCCAAAAAAGAGTTGGGTGCGAAATTTGCTCAACCAGGGAATTGATGTATATCTAATAGATTGGGGAACTCCAACCCAGATAAACCGACATGAGGGCTTTGATGACTATGTCAACGGGTACATGGACAACTGCGTTGACTATGTTTTGAATGAATCACAATCAAAACGAGTGTCATTGCAGGGCTATTGCACAGGCGGTACGCTATCTACAGTATATGCTGCACTGCATACAAACAAGGTACAAACACTTACACTTACTGCACCTATAATCGATGGACGACGGGACAGCACGGTAGTGTCAAATCTTGCCAAGCACCTGGATGTTGACAAGCTAATTGACACACTTGGCAACATGCCGCCTGAGATGATGTACTATGTTTTTTCCATACTCAAACCATTTGAGCAAGGATTTGAAAAATACCTGAATTTCTTCAAAAACATTCACAATAAAGACTATGTGGACAACTTTTTGCGTGTTGAAAAGTGGGTCTCTGACACACCTCCGATTCCTGGTGAGCTGTATCGCCAGTGGATTAAAGACGTCTACCAGGAGAATCTCTTGATAAACAACAACATGTATGTGGCAGGAAGGCGGGTCTCACTCAAAAATATAACAATGCCGCTTCTCACGCAGGTTGCAGTAGGGGACCATCTGGTATCCCCTGAATGCAGCATGCCTATACACTATGCAGTATCTTCTGAAGACAAGACCTTGAAAATATACCCTACAGGACACGTTGGAATGATTGCAAGCTCTTTCTCGCAGAAAAAAGTTCTTCCCGAGTTTGCCCAGTGGCTTGCTCAAAGATCATAA
- a CDS encoding winged helix-turn-helix domain-containing protein translates to MANDDDFLVKAEEHIEVISTEDQRIKIIGEELANDTGRAIFGKISQGVLSTNDIAKALDVSLPLVNWHINRLLGVGLIKVEKIELSSKNKQMKYYGPVKTAFVIVPPSTPMENNVSKSKKDAIFMQLRHYLAAIAAFVIVGPLVYVMEQNQSENQPPQIPEMTQRAMMKASESLHSNMTAAPFAVTSAPVEHVSTMSDPAMIVIAILGASAAFLAVFFGTRLFSKFRQSRK, encoded by the coding sequence ATGGCAAATGATGATGATTTTCTAGTCAAGGCAGAAGAGCATATCGAGGTAATCAGTACTGAGGATCAGAGAATAAAAATAATTGGAGAAGAGCTTGCAAATGATACCGGAAGGGCAATCTTTGGAAAGATATCACAAGGTGTGCTGAGCACAAACGATATCGCAAAAGCACTTGATGTCTCATTACCTCTTGTCAACTGGCACATAAATCGGCTGCTTGGAGTGGGACTCATCAAGGTCGAAAAGATAGAACTCAGCTCAAAAAACAAGCAAATGAAATACTATGGACCTGTCAAGACGGCATTTGTGATTGTACCTCCATCTACGCCCATGGAAAATAATGTTTCAAAATCAAAAAAAGATGCAATCTTTATGCAGCTTCGACACTATCTGGCAGCAATTGCAGCCTTTGTTATAGTAGGTCCGCTTGTGTATGTAATGGAACAAAACCAATCTGAAAATCAACCGCCTCAAATACCTGAGATGACACAAAGGGCAATGATGAAGGCCTCTGAATCACTCCATTCCAACATGACTGCAGCTCCATTTGCTGTAACCAGTGCGCCTGTAGAGCATGTTTCAACAATGTCTGATCCTGCCATGATTGTAATTGCAATACTTGGTGCTTCTGCTGCTTTTCTTGCAGTATTTTTTGGAACAAGGCTTTTTTCAAAATTTAGACAATCTAGAAAATAA
- a CDS encoding AbrB/MazE/SpoVT family DNA-binding domain-containing protein: MTGNYDQPDPSAIFREWIQKSGRAQMDFMKTFGEMMNRTNQSNPLDTLKEMADKSTRAQTDMVQNFAETGSKAMYNWFGLMQNLPQFSSWGAFKTSVGSNGRISIPEAEREAIGIKENDLVQVIIVPINKRNSK; encoded by the coding sequence ATGACTGGTAACTATGACCAACCGGACCCATCAGCAATCTTTCGCGAATGGATCCAAAAAAGCGGTAGGGCACAGATGGATTTTATGAAGACATTTGGAGAGATGATGAACCGTACAAATCAATCAAATCCTTTGGATACACTAAAGGAGATGGCAGACAAGTCGACCCGTGCACAGACTGACATGGTGCAAAACTTTGCAGAGACAGGATCAAAAGCAATGTACAATTGGTTTGGCCTAATGCAGAATTTACCTCAATTTTCATCATGGGGTGCATTTAAGACATCAGTTGGAAGCAATGGGAGAATCTCAATACCTGAAGCAGAACGAGAAGCAATTGGAATCAAGGAAAATGACTTGGTTCAAGTCATCATAGTTCCAATCAATAAAAGAAATTCGAAATAG
- a CDS encoding NAD-dependent succinate-semialdehyde dehydrogenase, whose protein sequence is MSIQTINPATESQIAQYQIITDAELKTKVAKSRETFSKWKTDPKKRAMFLHLLSEQLRKNKDSLAKIATQEMGKTIKESAAEVEKCAWVMEFYGDNGETFLNSEVINTDARKSYIAFEPLGLIASIMPWNFPYWQALRFAAPSLMAGNTILLKPASVTMNCGLQIEQMFLKAGFPEGVFQTLVSDSKMAEKLIDSDINAVTFTGSNIAGSKVAQRATSQIKKCVLELGGSDPFIVCSDADVDKASTGAVKGRFINCGQSCIASKRFFVTKNIAKEFIEQFVQKTEKLVVGDPMSDSTDIGPLVNADGLARIEAMVKDATSKGAQVLTGGKRLGSKGYFYTPTVLGGISPDMAVANEEVFGPVAPVTIVEDEQEAIKLANQSQYGLGASIWTKNLDKADKMSALVESGIVSVNNVVISDPRIPFGGVKHSGFGRELSRYGMMEFVNIKSVRYYDQLVQHHRVE, encoded by the coding sequence ATGTCTATTCAGACAATCAATCCTGCCACTGAATCGCAAATTGCTCAATATCAAATCATCACTGATGCAGAACTTAAAACCAAGGTGGCAAAATCACGTGAGACTTTTTCCAAGTGGAAGACAGACCCAAAAAAACGTGCCATGTTTTTGCACTTGCTGTCTGAACAATTGCGAAAAAACAAGGACTCTCTTGCCAAGATTGCAACCCAAGAGATGGGAAAGACAATCAAGGAATCTGCCGCAGAGGTTGAAAAGTGTGCATGGGTGATGGAGTTTTACGGAGACAATGGGGAGACATTTCTAAATTCTGAAGTAATAAACACTGATGCAAGAAAAAGCTATATTGCATTTGAACCGCTTGGATTAATTGCAAGTATAATGCCGTGGAACTTTCCATATTGGCAGGCATTGAGATTTGCAGCGCCATCTCTTATGGCTGGCAACACTATACTTCTCAAGCCCGCAAGTGTCACAATGAACTGTGGACTACAAATTGAGCAAATGTTTCTAAAAGCAGGATTTCCTGAAGGTGTATTTCAGACACTTGTCAGCGATTCCAAGATGGCAGAAAAATTAATTGATTCTGATATTAATGCAGTTACGTTTACTGGAAGCAATATTGCAGGTTCCAAGGTTGCTCAAAGGGCAACATCCCAGATAAAAAAATGTGTACTGGAACTTGGTGGCAGCGATCCGTTCATTGTGTGCTCTGATGCTGATGTAGACAAGGCCTCAACAGGTGCAGTAAAGGGACGATTCATCAATTGCGGACAGAGCTGCATTGCATCAAAGAGATTTTTTGTAACAAAAAACATAGCAAAAGAGTTCATAGAGCAGTTTGTACAAAAAACTGAGAAACTTGTTGTAGGTGACCCAATGTCTGACAGTACAGATATTGGCCCTCTTGTAAATGCAGATGGCCTTGCTAGGATTGAGGCAATGGTAAAAGATGCCACAAGCAAGGGAGCTCAGGTGTTAACAGGCGGAAAAAGACTAGGCAGCAAGGGTTACTTTTACACCCCTACAGTTCTTGGAGGGATATCACCTGATATGGCAGTGGCAAATGAAGAGGTCTTTGGACCTGTAGCACCTGTCACTATCGTAGAAGACGAGCAAGAGGCAATAAAACTTGCAAACCAGTCACAGTATGGCCTTGGGGCAAGCATTTGGACAAAAAACCTGGACAAGGCAGACAAGATGTCAGCACTTGTAGAATCAGGAATTGTATCTGTGAATAATGTTGTAATATCAGACCCTAGGATTCCGTTTGGCGGTGTAAAGCACAGCGGATTTGGAAGGGAATTGTCAAGATACGGCATGATGGAATTTGTAAACATCAAGTCTGTACGATACTATGATCAGCTAGTACAGCATCATCGCGTAGAATAA
- a CDS encoding ammonium transporter, with the protein MPVPINTGDTAWLMIASSLVLLMIPALGMFEAGLLRQKNAVSVFMQIFFGLALLSVMWFTAGFSLTFGPDTGEGITGNMDWRFLKGVSQNEGLHYAPTVPGVSFAMFQMMFAVITPLILTGAVAERMKFSAYILFIVAWSALIYYPLVHWIWGDGWLHKLGVVDFAGGMIIHTTTGVGGIAAALVLGRRLGFGPGIMVPHNIPLAVLGSSLLWLGWFGFNAGSAYAAGSLSGITIVNTQMASAVSCLIWVVVFWIRTRKSSVIAAINGAVAGLAGITPASGYVGVEYAVVIGIVAGFASSLMVPIFKEKLKIDDALDIGAVHGVAGIVGSLLVGVFADSAVNHLGINGWLFGNPGQLGAQAIGVAIAIIMGFGGTWVILKIIKSLIPIRVKPEVEEAGLDIEEHAERAYSDEEEYGKL; encoded by the coding sequence TTGCCCGTTCCGATTAACACAGGCGATACCGCCTGGCTGATGATAGCATCTAGCTTGGTACTGCTCATGATCCCAGCACTTGGGATGTTTGAAGCAGGCCTTTTGAGACAAAAAAATGCAGTCTCTGTTTTCATGCAGATTTTCTTTGGTCTTGCACTTCTTAGTGTAATGTGGTTTACAGCAGGCTTTAGTCTTACATTTGGACCTGACACAGGAGAAGGAATTACCGGAAACATGGACTGGAGATTCCTAAAAGGTGTATCTCAAAATGAAGGGCTCCATTATGCCCCTACAGTTCCAGGGGTATCATTTGCCATGTTCCAGATGATGTTTGCAGTCATTACTCCTCTGATACTTACAGGCGCTGTTGCAGAGAGGATGAAGTTTAGTGCTTATATTTTGTTTATAGTTGCATGGAGTGCGCTGATTTACTATCCGCTTGTACACTGGATATGGGGAGACGGTTGGCTCCACAAACTCGGCGTAGTGGATTTTGCAGGAGGAATGATAATTCACACAACTACAGGTGTTGGAGGAATTGCAGCGGCACTTGTTCTTGGGAGAAGACTTGGATTTGGCCCTGGAATTATGGTGCCCCACAATATTCCACTTGCAGTTTTAGGCTCTTCATTATTGTGGCTAGGTTGGTTTGGATTTAATGCAGGAAGTGCATATGCGGCAGGCTCACTTTCAGGAATTACAATTGTCAACACACAGATGGCATCTGCGGTGTCATGTCTTATCTGGGTTGTAGTATTTTGGATTAGGACAAGAAAATCAAGTGTCATTGCAGCAATCAACGGCGCAGTTGCAGGACTTGCAGGAATTACTCCTGCATCAGGTTATGTCGGAGTAGAATATGCTGTAGTAATTGGAATTGTTGCAGGCTTTGCATCGTCTTTGATGGTTCCAATCTTTAAGGAGAAACTAAAGATTGATGACGCACTTGATATTGGAGCAGTACACGGAGTCGCAGGAATTGTCGGTTCTTTGCTAGTTGGAGTATTTGCAGATTCTGCAGTAAATCATCTTGGAATAAACGGCTGGCTCTTTGGAAACCCTGGACAGCTTGGAGCACAAGCAATAGGTGTGGCAATTGCAATAATCATGGGATTTGGAGGAACCTGGGTCATACTGAAGATAATAAAATCATTGATTCCAATCCGTGTCAAGCCAGAAGTTGAAGAGGCAGGACTTGATATTGAAGAACACGCAGAAAGGGCATACTCTGATGAAGAAGAGTATGGAAAACTCTAG
- a CDS encoding radical SAM protein encodes MEIMGRGFTQIIQEMPCYFHIFGKFAGYKLLNRKSPLYGSADIINVCNLHCTHCYWWLNRKENEELTVEQWQKVIDEKFKKNHVFIITLVGGEPTLRPDVIDLFVKQFPKRVCIVSNGTLPIRKIPNLYFYWISIDGTKEIHDKIRGPGSYDKTRKHVLEYVQNNGDKAWKDIWITMTINSQNYKTVKDVMEEWHDHTNKIGFQFHTPFAKGDPLFLPFGPERTRVVDDIMAMRKKFDDDYIINPDSQLELMKKNWGGRGTTPIDCPTWAIVSVDHMGREKRPCCIGSAENSAMKPICEECGLGCYSVLVGYGMKG; translated from the coding sequence ATGGAGATAATGGGAAGAGGGTTTACGCAGATAATCCAAGAGATGCCATGCTATTTTCACATATTTGGCAAGTTTGCAGGATACAAGTTACTCAATAGAAAAAGTCCACTTTATGGTTCTGCTGATATAATTAACGTCTGCAATCTCCACTGTACTCATTGCTACTGGTGGCTAAACAGAAAAGAAAATGAAGAGCTGACAGTTGAGCAGTGGCAAAAAGTAATTGATGAGAAATTCAAGAAAAACCATGTTTTTATCATAACGTTGGTTGGGGGAGAGCCAACACTACGCCCTGATGTCATAGACTTGTTTGTCAAGCAATTTCCAAAACGGGTCTGCATTGTATCAAATGGTACCCTGCCTATACGAAAAATTCCAAACCTGTACTTTTACTGGATCTCAATTGATGGCACAAAAGAAATCCATGACAAGATTCGTGGGCCTGGTTCTTATGATAAAACGCGAAAACATGTTCTAGAGTATGTGCAAAATAATGGAGACAAGGCCTGGAAAGATATCTGGATAACAATGACAATCAACTCGCAAAACTACAAGACAGTAAAAGATGTCATGGAGGAGTGGCATGATCACACAAACAAGATTGGATTCCAGTTCCATACTCCGTTTGCAAAGGGAGACCCCTTGTTCCTACCATTTGGTCCTGAGAGGACTAGAGTTGTAGATGACATCATGGCAATGAGGAAAAAATTTGATGATGATTACATCATAAATCCTGACAGCCAGCTGGAGTTGATGAAAAAAAATTGGGGAGGACGTGGAACAACTCCTATTGACTGTCCTACTTGGGCAATTGTATCAGTTGATCACATGGGAAGAGAAAAGCGGCCATGCTGTATTGGAAGTGCGGAAAACTCGGCAATGAAGCCAATATGCGAAGAATGTGGGCTTGGTTGCTATTCAGTCCTAGTAGGATATGGCATGAAAGGGTAG
- a CDS encoding Lrp/AsnC ligand binding domain-containing protein has translation MINCEMGAEGAIVDGVKTIDDVKEVSGVFGNYDIIIKVECSDIEDLRDIITRKIRHLDQVKCTTTLMCAN, from the coding sequence ATGATAAATTGTGAGATGGGTGCGGAAGGGGCAATCGTAGATGGTGTAAAAACAATAGATGACGTAAAAGAAGTCTCAGGTGTTTTTGGCAACTATGATATCATAATAAAAGTAGAATGCTCAGATATTGAAGATCTGCGAGATATCATAACAAGAAAGATACGCCATTTGGATCAGGTCAAGTGCACTACTACACTGATGTGCGCAAATTGA
- a CDS encoding nitroreductase family protein, with product MIDSEVQKTRTPQFSINEVLVNRWSSRSFAKYDIKDKELFSLFESARWAPSASNSQPWRFVYAKNGSSEWNGFFDLLIDFNKQWCKDASALVVVLSKKEHNGKPSMTHQFDTGAAWENLAIQAVSQGLVTHAMAGFDSAKARETLQVPQDYDVMIMIAIGKKGQKEKLPQDLQARESPNTRVPLSDIVMHGKFGNKAPIS from the coding sequence ATGATAGATTCCGAAGTGCAAAAAACTAGGACACCTCAATTTTCAATAAATGAAGTACTGGTGAACAGGTGGTCGTCAAGATCCTTTGCTAAATATGACATAAAAGACAAGGAACTTTTCTCACTCTTTGAATCTGCAAGGTGGGCACCGTCTGCATCAAACAGCCAACCGTGGAGATTTGTGTATGCAAAAAATGGCTCTAGCGAATGGAACGGCTTTTTTGATCTTTTAATTGACTTTAACAAGCAATGGTGCAAGGATGCATCTGCACTTGTTGTTGTTTTATCAAAAAAAGAGCACAACGGCAAGCCATCCATGACGCACCAGTTTGATACTGGTGCTGCATGGGAAAATCTTGCAATCCAGGCAGTCTCACAGGGACTTGTCACACACGCAATGGCAGGATTTGACTCTGCCAAGGCAAGAGAAACACTTCAAGTTCCGCAAGACTATGATGTAATGATAATGATTGCAATTGGAAAAAAAGGCCAGAAAGAAAAGTTACCTCAAGACCTTCAAGCAAGGGAATCACCAAATACTAGGGTGCCGCTCTCTGATATTGTAATGCATGGCAAGTTTGGAAACAAAGCTCCTATATCATGA
- a CDS encoding phosphatase PAP2 family protein yields the protein MKYVVSSAVLLALFAVLAVLISHNNSGIVSFDNSVLSGVNPVGGALDHIMVFLSKYGREFVWIPVVAILFVFGKKDGRKTAVFLTMAFLILIPLGSVIKSEIDRQRPVVSDDRLLIKNEHDASFPSGHAVMVSAGATILLLTFNRSRQIVFSIMLAIESILVSFSRIYVGVHYPTDVIGGILLGCGVSLAVIASGKYMGPIFTKINGK from the coding sequence ATGAAATACGTTGTATCTTCTGCTGTGTTGCTTGCATTGTTTGCCGTACTTGCAGTATTGATTTCTCATAATAATTCCGGTATTGTATCATTTGATAATTCTGTGTTGTCTGGTGTAAACCCTGTAGGTGGAGCACTTGATCATATCATGGTATTTTTGAGCAAATACGGAAGAGAGTTTGTTTGGATTCCTGTTGTTGCAATATTGTTTGTGTTTGGTAAAAAAGATGGAAGAAAAACAGCAGTGTTTCTTACAATGGCATTTTTGATTTTAATTCCGCTTGGAAGCGTGATAAAGTCAGAAATTGACAGACAAAGGCCTGTAGTATCTGATGATAGGCTGTTGATAAAAAATGAACATGATGCATCATTTCCGTCAGGACATGCAGTAATGGTGTCGGCAGGCGCAACCATACTATTGTTGACATTTAACAGGTCAAGGCAGATTGTATTTTCAATAATGCTTGCTATTGAATCAATATTGGTATCATTTTCTAGAATCTATGTAGGGGTACATTATCCAACAGACGTGATAGGTGGAATACTTTTGGGCTGTGGCGTATCATTGGCTGTCATTGCATCAGGCAAGTACATGGGGCCAATATTTACAAAAATAAATGGAAAATAA
- a CDS encoding winged helix-turn-helix transcriptional regulator, which yields MDRTSEIVNIIEKNPGIKFREIMRETGLKNGVLSYHTRKLEENGVVKIDRKSGETRFYPLFVTEKESVLISSLRRDTQRQILLALLQNSPLAFNDLVGLVKKAPSTVSTFLSKLVEDDIIEIKIMELRKTYSLKNPDMVREIIEKYNPVLLERTAYNFADTFANL from the coding sequence ATGGATAGAACATCAGAGATAGTCAACATTATTGAAAAAAATCCCGGGATAAAATTCAGGGAGATAATGAGGGAGACAGGACTCAAAAATGGAGTGCTGAGCTACCATACAAGAAAGCTAGAAGAAAATGGAGTTGTAAAAATTGACAGAAAATCAGGGGAGACTAGATTTTATCCTCTTTTTGTAACAGAAAAAGAATCAGTCCTGATATCAAGTCTTAGGCGTGACACTCAAAGACAGATACTTTTAGCACTACTCCAGAATTCGCCCCTTGCATTCAATGATCTTGTAGGTCTAGTCAAAAAGGCACCATCCACAGTATCTACATTTCTTTCAAAACTTGTAGAAGATGACATTATTGAAATCAAGATCATGGAACTACGAAAGACATATTCGTTGAAAAATCCAGACATGGTCAGAGAGATAATAGAAAAATACAATCCAGTGTTGCTTGAGAGAACTGCATACAACTTTGCAGACACATTTGCAAACCTCTAA
- a CDS encoding PPOX class F420-dependent oxidoreductase translates to MKLEPEVAKLFLDANLGYIATIMSDNSPQVTPVWIDMVDDVILVNTAQGRVKQKNVSRDPRVAISIVDKNNPYHMVTVRGKVIEQTDVGANIHIDKMAKKYLGVEKYPFSRPGEKRILLKILPDKVHHMVPPS, encoded by the coding sequence ATGAAACTTGAACCTGAAGTTGCAAAATTATTCCTTGATGCAAATCTTGGATACATTGCAACTATAATGTCTGACAATTCTCCGCAGGTAACACCGGTGTGGATAGACATGGTAGATGATGTCATTCTAGTAAATACCGCACAAGGGCGAGTCAAGCAAAAAAATGTATCACGGGACCCACGAGTTGCAATATCAATAGTTGACAAGAACAACCCGTACCACATGGTAACAGTTAGAGGCAAAGTGATAGAGCAGACAGATGTGGGAGCAAATATTCACATTGACAAGATGGCAAAAAAATATCTCGGTGTGGAAAAATATCCATTTTCAAGACCTGGTGAAAAAAGAATTTTGCTAAAAATATTGCCAGATAAAGTACATCACATGGTTCCACCTTCCTGA